From a region of the Zingiber officinale cultivar Zhangliang chromosome 4B, Zo_v1.1, whole genome shotgun sequence genome:
- the LOC121977464 gene encoding F-box protein At2g32560-like, whose product MLLFLMSFFPFVLFLSKTFPLPPWRELLSRFLPLFNKCELVSTRKITSLPMIPGNKCTVHGVENVEEPSATSLLDLPELVLEMVLEKLPPSGLSMMAAVCRSLRRRCRNDHLWERHMREKWGRVMAPAVTGEWKNHLAFDGEHRDGWLLSCIRPISWLKTRIGNGNDLKNSLLPDSVMARYQSLESGLLWFPAQVYNREHQHVGFLLSCYDAQVRYDCRTDTFLARYPPHGRRALVTEEGVEWKRLRAPPVNTCACDLHISDCLSELCPGDHIEIQWRKNKEFPYGWWYGVIGHLESCDGNEHFCHCQMSNSIVLEFNQYTAGSRWRRASIDRKSHREEGNETDGFYGGIRKLQSQDEIFKWRELWPTDALE is encoded by the exons ATGCTCTTGTTCCTTATGTCGTTCTTCCCCTTCGTCCTTTTCCTCTCCAAAACTTTCCCCCTGCCGCCATGGCGTGAACTGCTGTCTCGATTCCTGCCTCTTTTCAACAAGTGTGAGTTAGTTAGCACTCGAAAAATTACATCTTTGCCGATGATTCCCGGGAATAAATGCACCGTCCATGGGGTGGAGAACGTCGAGGAGCCGTCTGCTACATCGCTGCTGGACTTGCCGGAGTTGGTGCTGGAGATGGTGCTGGAGAAGCTTCCGCCGTCCGGGTTGTCCATGATGGCCGCCGTTTGCCGCTCGCTAAGGAGGAGGTGCAGGAATGACCACTTGTGGGAGAGGCACATGCGGGAGAAATGGGGGAGGGTGATGGCTCCGGCTGTGACCGGGGAGTGGAAGAACCACTTGGCTTTCGACGGCGAGCATCGGGATGGATGGTTGCTCTCTTGCATCCGTCCAATATCCTGGCTCAAGACAAGGATTGGGAATGGTAACGATCTCAAGAACTCTCTGCTTCCTGACTCTGTCATGGCTCGGTATCAGTCCTTGGAGAGTGGTCTGTTGTGGTTCCCAGCTCAGGTTTACAACCGCGAG CATCAGCATGTGGGCTTCTTGTTATCATGCTACGATGCTCAAGTTAGATATGATTGCCGGACTGATACTTTTCTTGCAAG GTATCCTCCTCATGGTCGAAGAGCCCTAGTAACAGAGGAAGGAGTGGAATGGAAGAGGCTGAGGGCGCCACCCGTGAATACTTGCGCTTGTGATCTTCACATCTCGGATTGCCTCAGCGAGTTGTGTCCTGGTGATCATATCGAAATTCAATGGAGAAAGAACAAGGAGTTTCCTTATG GCTGGTGGTATGGAGTTATTGGTCACTTGGAATCTTGTGATGGAAATGAGCATTTTTGCCATTGTCAGATGAGCA ATAGTATTGTCCTTGAATTCAACCAATACACAGCTGGTTCGAGGTGGCGACGGGCGTCCATTGATCGAAAGAGTCACAGGGAAGAAGGCAATGAAACAGATGGATTTTATGGAGGGATCAGGAAATTGCAAAGCCAGGATGAAATCTTCAAGTGGAGAGAGCTTTGGCCAACAGATGCTTTGGAGTAG